AGTGTAAAGCTTCCTAGatccttttccacagctgcctttTAGCCTTGCCATTACAGTGTTTTGCCCTAAAAGTCCCTAGTTTGGGGACGGTCTCTCTTTTTTCAATGCTTAGCAATAACTTGATTTGCAAAGGTGTGATGCATGGTTCTTTTTCAGAAGACTGGATCCGGGGTATGGAAATTCAACCATTTGGAATAATCTGTCAGATGTTATTTGGAAGCAGCTACTAGTGCTGTGTAAAGATTTGACTTTGTAGCATCAAAGAGGAATTGTTTGCACAGCGCCCCTGGCTCTCCAGGGAAGTAGCAGTGCCCAGCACTTGCCGCCTCtgagcagcaccagggagggccATAGAAGGAATTTGGAGCCACGAGAAGccccagtaacatctgggaaggCGCATGGCAAGGCACTGGAGGGGTGTTGGGAAATATAGTACTTCCAGTGCTTTCCCTGTGGAACCATTTTTGTCTCAATTCAGACATGCTAACCATGGTTGCGAACCTTTGCCATGGTTTGAACTTCCAAATGTGCCACAGGTGAACCATGGCTCGGAGCTCTTTGTCTGGTCTTGTTTTccatccctttcctttcctgcccACTCCTGTCTCTTATGATGAAACAAATTGGTGGCCGTAACCATGGTTTGTCGAGTCGAACATCCTGCCAAGGTaagacaaaccatggtttgcaaactcCCTTCAAGCCATGCTTTCCTGCTGACCGATCACACGCCGTGGTTAAGTTCTGCTTTGTATATAAGACTGTGGACGTGGATGTGGAtgctataatttatttatttatttgatttctataccgcccttccaaaaatggctcagtaacGCAGCGTTCCTGGACCCGTGCTGCTCTTCTGTCGGCGGGCTGAGTGGGAAGTGGATGATGATGTCCGAattcctccttcctcccacatGGGCATAAAAAGGGacaagagaagagcagaaaaggTGGTTGTGACCGATCAGAACCGCTTTATTTTTAGCTCAGATGACATCTGGAACGCAGACCACGTCTGCTGTGGGATATCAAACTAAGCCACCAGAGACCAAACACAACCCCGTAATATGAAGACCCTGGGCCAAAATTCCCGGTCCGCTACCCCGGTATAAAGGCAGCTATGGGTAAACAATCGTACCCGCCAGAGAAGCAGCCCAGAGTGGGAGATTTTCTGTGTGAAGTCTTAGCCAACTGATGTTTTCTCGTCTTTGGTCCAGGTTTAGAGGCAGGATGAGGCAGCCGAGTGGATAATGTGGAAGTCTTTGATGCGGCGAGCTTCCTGCTTCGTTTTGTTTCATCTTGGAAAAGCTTTGATGCTGGCCTCGGTGTTTATTTCTTTGAAATGACAAGAGGGTTGAGATCAGCTCAGCGCAGTCAGGATGCCTAGTGGTTAGCTGCCACATTGCTCCCTACCTGGACTGGGGAAGGGGGATTTAGGATATTTGGGTATTCGCTTATCGGGGGAGAAGATGGTAGCATGTCTGGTTAAGTAATGTTCTGTTTCTTTATTGGGACGTATTTGTATTCTGCCAAAAACTTAGCGTTTCATGGCGGTTTGCAACaaaatttaaagcaatgaggaggagggagaagagctggtcttggggtagtgaacataggaagctgccatatactgagtcagacccttggtccatctggctcagtatggtcttcccagactggcagcggcttctccaaggttgtaggcaggagtctctctcagccgtctcttggagatgctgccaaggagggaacttgggacctagatgctcttcccagagcggctccatcctttaaggggaatatcttacagtgtgctcacacttctagtctcccattcacatgcaaccagggcagaccctgcttagctaaggggacaagtcatgcttgctaccacaagaccgtcccctttgctaagcagggtccacccaggtttgcatttgaatgggagactacatttgtgaacAATGTAAGAcgttccccttcagggatggggccgtaaTTCAgcagaagagcccctgcctgcttgcatgcagaaggttccaagttccctccctggcagcatctccaagatagagagactcctgcctgccaccttgcagtagccgctgccagtagacaatactgagcgagacggaGCAACGGTCAGACTTGGTTCAAGGCAGCTTCCCAGGCTCCtaataaaaccacagttaaaactaAACAGTTCACAGCAAAATCAGCTCACAGCTACCTAAAGGTTTGGTTCAATAAACGTGTCTTTAAGAGCTCACCTAAAGGCTGCTGAAGATGGCAAAGCTCTTTCCCCAATGGGGAGTGCAGTCGAAAGCCTCGgggcggctacagagaaggcccaactgCATCACCACCagaagagccagtggcaactgcaggcagacctttccagaagatctGAATAAGTGATGGGGAGGAGAAGGGTCGTCCTCAGATGAGTCCTGTTGGATCAGAGATGTGGCAGTTATAGATTTCCAAGTGCGGCTGCCCCATAAATTTATGTAAAGACATTACAATCTTAGCAGCTTTGTTACCAATGGAAGGCTAGTGCCTCGCCCACCCCTTGATTTTCTCTTGTGATTTCTCCCACACACAGATAATTTATTGGTCCTCACTGTGGCCACCCAGGAGACGGAAGGGTTCCGACGATTCCAGAGATCGGCTCAGTTCTTCAGCTACAACCTCAAGGTGATGCTGGTAGCCTCTCTGAATGGGGAGTCCTGCTGAGATGAATTCTGTCCCAAATCCCCCCAGCCCAACACACTCCCCCAAGTCCCAGATCACAGTGCCTTGGGACGGCGTGTGAGGGAAACGCTCCGTATATGATGTGGTGTAAAAGGGCACTTTTAATGTTGGTTTCTCTGCTGAAAAATCCACCGAAGGCTAAGTGGCTGCTCTAGCAGCTGTGGTTTTCATTCCCTGAGCCCTGGTAGGCTTCAGTCACCTACTTCAGGGGTGGTTCACACACCCCCAGACTGACTCTGAGTTGTTGAAATGGAACAAAGACTGCCTCTCAAACCTGCGTTCATCCTCTAGGTCCTGGGACTAGGTGAAGACTGGCATGGTGAGGATGATAAAACGGTGGCAGGGGGCGGACAGAAGGTCCGTCTCTTGAAATCGGCGTTGGAAGAATATGCTGACAAGGAGGACTTGGTCATCCTCTTCACGGAAAGGCAAGTGGGCTGGGGGTTGGGCTGCTGGGCCCTGATGCTGAGGCCATGTgtgtctggtggctagaggccagcctcgaaggcaagatgcctctcaataccagttgcaggggagcaactgcaggagagctcttgcctgtggactcctcagaggcagctggtgggccactgtgggaaacaagatgctggacaagataggccttgggcctgatccagcagggctgttcttatggtctgaTGTAGCCATAACTCTGGTTCCCTGCACACCATGGTTGGAAATTAGGAGACAGCCTCCATAAAACATATTCTTCCCCCTACTTTCATCTTTCTGGAATGAATTATCCCTCTCTTCTTTGTAGGCTTACCATTTCATCCAGCCAGTGCTAACCACGGTTAACATTAAGTCTAAGCATGGTTAACATTAGAGCTCCCATCTTGTAGGCTTTAATGATGGCTTAGCATTTCATCCAGCCAACACTAACCATGGTTAACATTAGGGCCGACCATGGTTAACATAGGAGCTCGTCCTGAAGGCCTTAACTGTGGCTTACCATTTCATCCAGCAGATGCTAACCATGGTTAACATTAGAGACGACCATCTTGTAAGCTTTAGCTGTGGCTTAGCATTTCATCCAACTAAATTTACCATTAGGGCAAACCATAGTTAACTTTAggactgctggggatgatggatgttgtagtcagcCAGAGAGTCTCAGGTTGGTCACTCTTGCATGAAGATCTTAAATTGATAGGAAAAATGTTCCTCACTTCTCACACTGGAAACACCTTTTTGTATTCCTCTCCTTGTACTTTCCCTTTCCTCTGTTCATGTATTCTTCTCCCtgctttctcttctccttcctgtagCTATGATGTCATCTTTGCATCAGGCCCTACTGAACTCTTGAAGAAATTCCGACAGGCCAAGTCCAAAGTCATCTTCTCATCGGAGACCCTCATTTACCCTGACCGAAGGTTGGAAGCCAAGTACCCACAGGTCCGAGACGGAAAGCGGTTCCTCGGATCCGGAGGTACGAGGGAGATCAGCCCAGAGAAAGTGGGAAACCAGGCTGATCGTGGTTTGCTAGTAAGCACAGAAAGCTTACTGGATGGAACGCAAGTCATGGTTCAGAGtcttaaccatggttagcacAAACCAGAGAAAGAGGGAAACCAGGCCAATCGGGGTTTGCTAGTAGGGCTGGAACACAAGTCGTGGTTCAGAGTCTTAACCATGGTtagtgcaaaccatggtttggtgttgCTTCTGAGCCAgcccttctccctcttccctgCAGCCTTCATCGGTTATGCACCACATCTCAGCAAGCTTGTGGCGGATTGGGAGGGGCGCGACAGTGATAGCGACCAACTGTTCTATACCAATGTCTTCTTGGACCCTGAGAAGCGGGCAAGTATAGCGTGGATGGAAGCTGGAGGTCTGTGTGGCAGCTGGGTGCCTTTTAGAGATACATACCGAATTGACATGGTGGCCTTGTGAGTTGGACCGTTCAGCTTGGCTGAAGAGGGGGGAAGAGGCCATAGTTCCGTATTGGAATGCATGCTTTCTGTGCTTAAGGCCCCAGCTTCAATAACCGGCACCTccagttagagctgggaaagacccccgccGCCTGAGACCAGAaatttgctgccagtcagtgcagacagttctGGATAggtggaccatgggtctgactcagtaggaggcagcatTACAATTTTGTGGCATGTTTTTTTAATCTACTAGGCTCCTCAAGGTCTGTCAATTACAGTGTAAGAATCTCTTCCCAGATGAGGCATAATTAATCTTTTTTTTGGTGATCTAGAGTCTGCCTTCCTGCTTCAGAACAGACCAAGGGTTCTTTGCCAGAATTCCAAGAGCCAGCAATCACTCAGTGGCCTGGCAGGAACTGACCAGTGGCCCACCGCGTACTTCCGGCCCACCCCTCTACTAAATCAACCATTCATACTGCCTTTGGGCAGAGGGTCAGACTTGATGACCTTGGGGGAACCTTCCCAACTCTTaccttgttcttttttttttcctccaAAGGGAAACATCAACATCACTTTAGATCACAGGTGTCGGATCTTCCAGAACCTGAACGGTGCTCTAGGTAAAgagctggggaaagggagggaggactgTACCACCAGAAAGGACTGTACCACCAGAAAGCAAATCCACTGTGGTTTTGGGCAGGGGTTCCTCGGCAAGGCAGGGTTTCCAGCCTAGCCTAAAAAGGCCTTGTTCTGTCTTACAGAGCGGAGgccaaaggttttgtttttttcttccccCATGCCACCACCAACCGGCCTCTTTGCACACATTGAAATAAAGGGGGAAGGGAGAGGTCTTGATACAGGTAGCAACAGAGATCCGTGCCTGAGGCTGTAGCAGGAACCAGAATGGGAAAGCAGTtggcgggtggggggcaggggggagcacTTGGCTGTTTTGGAGATCAGAGTGTTATTACGTTGGGTTAGGtagcattttcatttatttttatttgtttagtaTATTTGCATGCCACACCACCCCAGActaatgtctctgggtggtttacaacaaacgcAGCACAAAATTCAAACAGCCGTTAAAACATGAATAACAGCTTAAAAACCGATTCACTGTTCTGTGAATCGGATTTAAAGCTTGCATAAACAAAGGCGTGTTAAGGGCCTTCTGGAAAGCTGTCAGAGCTGGGAAGGCCCTTATTTTgcctgggagcacattccaaagcctcagacccggcaacagagaaggcccgcccctgggtagatggtggcagctgcagctgcagctcatgATGAAGCCTGAAAGTTAGGGGCTGATTCAGCAACAGCTGACACGCATTGCTTGCTTCAAACCAGGTGTTTTGCTTCAGTGTTTTTTAGAGTAGGCTtgggttcataagaacataagaccagccctgctggatcaggcccaaggaagcgcatctagtccagcctcctgtttcccacagtggcccaccagatgcctctgggagaagcccacaggcaagagctgaaaggggcatgccctctctcctgctgtggctcccctgcaactgggattcagaggcatcctgcctctgaggctggaggtggcctatagccaccaactagtagccactgattagTAGGGGGCTGGAAAATAGGGGGTGAACCAGACCCCCACCATGCTACGGTTCTGTTGTCTGGCCAGCCAGATGCATTGGGGAGTTTCTTGAGCAGTGCATGATGGGAGAATCCGTTCCCTCTTCTCCCCAAGCATTGATTTAAGTGCCTGGCTGGCTCAGACCAGGGGTCTTTCCAGCACAGCTTTCCGTTTCCGGCAACGGCTGATCAAAAGCCCCTCCTGCCACCGACTGCCCTGTTTATCTTTCAGATGAGGTGGTCCTCAAGTTCGAGAACCGGCGGGTGAGAGTGCGGAATTTGGTGTACGACACCCTCCCGGTTGTGATTCACGGCAACGGCCCCACCAAGGTAAGCCGCTCAGAGCTTTCAAAAGTCGTAGTGAAACGAATCTTCCTCTCGACCTGAGACACAGAACTGCGCGAGGGACGGTGGAGAGCCAGCCTTAATGGCTCCTCTGCCGGTAGCACAATGCAGGCTCAGCCAAAGGCGCAGAATGAAacaaagcaccttttaaaataccTATTTTTCCATGGGAAGGGGTCCGTAGCTTAGCATGTGTTCTGCATCCACAGGGAACCCAGTCGCAAGGGAACTGAAATCTTTTCCTGAAATCTTCTTCCTCCGTCCTCTtaaacctgctaactgagcaaagaggcaccttttcaaagtggtgattcctaTCTCTTTAGCGgagggagagcgactggccctctccgtccccagcacagcatccctccagtggctgttgctggggtctgccttaggtttctttttttagattgtgagccctttggggacagggagccgtctttctttctttatttgtaTATGGGTACATCACTTTGGGGACTTCTGTCAAAAAGCGGTCTAGGAGTATCCGCCGCATCCataaacctccatattcagaggccgTATCTCCCTGAATGCCAGCTGCTACGTGgcaattgtgggggtggggagggggtgttcagtgcaatctttggaggacataCCTGCCAATTTTCAGTTCCGTTCCtctgacaataaaattccatcgtagtttttgtgtttttaacaagatttaaaacaccattgcaaatgtgACCGCTGCAGGCCCGATGGACAGGACACTGAAATCTGGAAGTCTTGCGGTGTGATCCCCTAAATCCCAGTGAGCATTCATCCCCCTGGATGATACCAACCCCCCTAGCTGGCTCCCATACTTCGTGGGCTTTTTAGCAGCCTCCGGTTGGATGCCTGTTGTGAAACCCGGTCCCCGTGCCTTCCACTCTGGTCTGAtcctcctctccagcttctcTTTCCCTGACTTCTCAGAGGGGGCCGTATTTATGGGGTGAATTGCAGTCATTTTCCGTTCAGCTTCACAAGTAAGGCATCGGGTCCCTTTCTCTTCTCAAAGCTGCAGCTGAACTACCTGGGGAACTATGTCCCGCGGATCTGGACCTTTGAGACGGGCTGCACCGTCTGCGACGAAGGGTTGAGGAGTCTCGCAGGCCTGAAGGTGAGGGCGAGTTCCGATGAGGGAAGGCTGAGAGGCCCCCGTTCCTGCTATGCTGGCCCTGAGCTCTTGGCTTCCCGCGGCGACATCTAGGATTTGTGTTTCTTTCAAACCACAACTGAGCGATGGCCTAGCAAACAGATGCGTGCAATAACAATCCCAGGTGTTTTTATACGGAGCGGAATTGAAGGAGATCTAATCAGCCTCATTGCAACCATAAAAAATGGTGAAATTGTCAGTGAGCAGTAAACTTAGATGGCTTAACAAggagcccccaagctccccataACTGATCTTTGACCTGGAAGTTGGCAGCTGGGATAGGGTAGTttccaccctgccaccccaataAAAATTCAAAACCAAATTACACACTTATAGGCatgtaggaagcagccttataccgagttggtccatcgagttcagtactgtcttcactgactggcagcagccctccaaggtttcaagcaggggtctttcccagcccttcctggagacgctgccagggattggagtCAGGATCTTTTCGATGCAAAATAGTTATTCTACTGCTGAGAGTAAcatgtcattttttttttaaagggagtaaGGCAAAAGAGGTCTCCCACTGGTTGCTGCGGATAATCAGCAGAGGGAGTTCCtgtcctgtttgtgggcttcccagaagcttcTGGCTAGCAACAATTTGGGAAAGATACACTTTTTGGTTTGACTCTCCTCTGTCCTTCTTCTCGCAGGAGGATGCGATGCCGCTGGTTCTGATCGGCATCTTCATCGAGCAGCCCACCCCATTCCTCAGTCAGTTTTTCCAAAGGCTTCGGAAACTCCACTACCCCAAGAAATTGATCCAGCTCTTTATCCACAACCACGTGAGTCCTGCCAActtaccttgggggggggggcgaccacTCAGCCTCCAGAAATACCTGCTGATACTTCCACATTGGAGGTACCTTCTGTGCTGGCTTGAGTCGCAGGTTTGGACTCTGTAGGAGGTTTTGTGCTGGACCCTCCAGAAAAGACTCCCAAAATGAAGCAGGTTGTTGCTCTTGTTGGTCGCTGTAAGACAGGGGCCATCagcctttcagaagtggtgtgccacGTCTTCATTTATTCACTCTGAATTTTAAAGTTTTGCATGCCTGTAAcaacgcagcggggaaatgcttgactaacaagcagaaggtggccggttttaatccccgctggtactatattgagcagcagtgttataggaagatgctgaaaggcatcatctcagactgcgtgggaggaggcaatggtaaaaccctcctgtattctaccaaagaaaaccacagggctctgtgggcaccaggagtcgaaattgactggatggcacactttacctttaacacatTTTAGGGTGGAAGGTCTGTCTATAGAAGATCTCTCTATTGTTGTACGTAAAGCAAatcatgttttttaaatgcttaatGAGCTTAATTTAAAATCAGTTGAAATGCAGATCTTACCAATTCAGTGTGCTTGCTAAGTGGACAAGCAGAATTTCTGGGAAATGCCTACGAATCATGTCCATCCCTGGATAAAAGATCTGGAGAAAttcctagaaacataggaagctgccttataccgagtcagacccttggtcctcctagctcagttttgtctacactgactggcagcggcttctccaaggtggcaggcaggggtctctctcagacctacctgaagatgctgccagggatgggaccggggaccttctgcgtgcaagcatccagatgctcttccattgagctaaagccccatcccctaagggggatactGTATCTTGCAGCTCTCACATTTAccctcccatctaaatgcaaaccaaggtgggctctgcttagcaaagaggccaGCACAAGACTAGTGCTCCTCCCAGGTGTCCCCTTCTGGCCAAGGGGGCGGAAATATGAGCTAACACAGAAGAACTGGCTCCCGCTAATTTCAGCCTCTCGGGAGTCCGTGTGAGTGTCAGTCAGAATCATTTCGCGTGCCACAGATTGCACACCCCTTGCCTTAAGACAGCACATTGCTGTGCGCTCGGATCGTGGGCCATGTCTCCAGTAAAGGGCGTGTCGCTTTCTTTTGCGTACAGGAGGAGCATCACCTCCCCCAGGTGGCTGCGTTCGTGAGTGAGCATGGCCAGGAGTACCGTTCCGTCAAAGAGGTTGGGCCAGGTGACCGCGTGGAGAACGCCGACGCACGCAACATGGGCGTGTAAGCACCGGGGCTACTGTGGAAACAGGCATCTTATCCCCTGCTCACtaggcaaagaggcccctttcaaaGTGGTTTTTCTCATCTATTTAACGGAGGGAGGGCAAcgggccctctccgtccccagcacatcatccctgcagtggctgttgctggggtctgccttatgtttctttttagactgtgaacccacagggcaccaccaccgccacctcctccatcatcaatctgtctgtgtaaaccactttgagaaccttttcattgagaagtggtatataagtagtagtagcagaAATCGTCTGTCTGATTGTGggagatgaacaaaatctgtgcCAGGCAAGAGGCATTTGAATACAATTGTGGGGATGCTTTTAATTTGACAGAAGTATGTGCTCTTCATACAGGAGATCAGTGTTGGCGACTGCTACCACTAGGATATGCTTCAAttagcagcagctccccaaagtCTGAGGCAGAGAGCGAAAAGCTAGAGAAGCGACTCTCAGTCCTGATCCCCCTGTATTCTGCCTCTCTAGGGATCTGTGCAGGCAGGACGCTGATTGCGAATATTACTTCAGCCTGGATGCCGAAGTGGTCCTGCAGAACCCGGACACCTTGCGGTTCCTGATTGAGCGAAACAAGTGAGTCCCTCGAACCGGCTTCCTTTTCTTTGGGTGGGTTACTCAAGGCCGAGAAGAAGGCAAGGTCGTTCTCAGTCTGAATGTGACTGATAGATTGGAACAAATTGCTCTGCATCTGAATCCATTCCAGAG
The genomic region above belongs to Hemicordylus capensis ecotype Gifberg chromosome 16, rHemCap1.1.pri, whole genome shotgun sequence and contains:
- the PLOD1 gene encoding procollagen-lysine,2-oxoglutarate 5-dioxygenase 1 yields the protein MFLRLLLLLILTAQESCSAKNQEDNLLVLTVATQETEGFRRFQRSAQFFSYNLKVLGLGEDWHGEDDKTVAGGGQKVRLLKSALEEYADKEDLVILFTESYDVIFASGPTELLKKFRQAKSKVIFSSETLIYPDRRLEAKYPQVRDGKRFLGSGAFIGYAPHLSKLVADWEGRDSDSDQLFYTNVFLDPEKRGNINITLDHRCRIFQNLNGALDEVVLKFENRRVRVRNLVYDTLPVVIHGNGPTKLQLNYLGNYVPRIWTFETGCTVCDEGLRSLAGLKEDAMPLVLIGIFIEQPTPFLSQFFQRLRKLHYPKKLIQLFIHNHEEHHLPQVAAFVSEHGQEYRSVKEVGPGDRVENADARNMGVDLCRQDADCEYYFSLDAEVVLQNPDTLRFLIERNKSVIAPLVSRLGKLWSNFWGALSAEGYYARSEDYVEIVQGRRVGLWNVPYISSTYLIKGSVLRSQLARADLFHSGKLDADMALCHNVREQGVFLFVTNQKSFGHILSLENYQTSHLHNDLWQIFSNPEDWKEKYIHENYTAALKGKLVETPCPDVYWFPIFTDTACDELVEEMENFGQWSRGDNTDNRILGGYENVPTIDIHMNQINYEREWYKFLLEYIAPITEKLYPGYYTKTQFELAFVVRYKPDEQPSLMPHHDASTFTINIALNRVGIDYEGGGCRFLRYNCSVRAPRKGWTLMHPGRLTHYHEGLPTTKGTRYIAVSFLDP